The Leclercia adecarboxylata genome has a window encoding:
- the ccgD gene encoding protein CcgD, translating to MHFTNFLQRYFDIEIDHTFDPTIQGSNETGKDVTKIWIYEKGEDSEPLLILTEAWWYTETKTPGNWLIGNVYSALEHGREIHESDFRKLVTAGKVISQHE from the coding sequence ATGCACTTTACCAACTTCCTTCAGCGTTACTTCGATATAGAAATCGATCATACCTTTGACCCGACTATCCAGGGCAGTAACGAAACGGGTAAAGACGTCACTAAAATCTGGATTTATGAAAAGGGCGAGGATAGCGAGCCGCTGCTTATTCTGACGGAAGCATGGTGGTATACCGAGACAAAAACGCCTGGTAACTGGCTAATCGGCAACGTGTATTCAGCGCTTGAGCATGGGCGTGAAATTCATGAAAGCGACTTTCGTAAACTGGTAACAGCTGGCAAGGTGATAAGCCAGCATGAGTAA
- a CDS encoding cobalamin biosynthesis protein CbiX has product MHYLFVLIPLALFASAAALALPWFMVRAGMREMVQLSCAIAAVLGLCAATGIFSNADNGPLALLFGCAALACFLYAIDCALPLYMTRKKPRKQL; this is encoded by the coding sequence ATGCACTATCTTTTCGTTTTAATCCCCCTCGCGCTGTTTGCCAGCGCTGCCGCTCTCGCCCTGCCCTGGTTTATGGTTCGTGCCGGTATGCGTGAAATGGTTCAGCTCTCATGCGCCATCGCTGCTGTATTAGGTCTGTGTGCTGCTACGGGTATTTTTAGCAATGCCGATAATGGCCCGCTGGCGTTGTTGTTTGGATGTGCTGCGCTGGCGTGCTTTTTATACGCCATTGACTGCGCGTTACCGCTGTATATGACGCGCAAAAAGCCTCGTAAGCAGCTGTAA
- a CDS encoding cobalamin biosynthesis protein CbiX, translating to MLNKIENSTNISSSNPCSIGGLIAVKDDRGETHIIQRELISHTEDRSDIEGRAATSVFLVTGKWICVFLSGEKLAEKLSINVSE from the coding sequence ATGCTGAACAAAATCGAAAACAGCACCAACATTAGTAGTAGCAATCCCTGTTCTATAGGGGGTTTAATCGCCGTAAAGGATGATAGAGGCGAGACGCACATCATCCAGCGCGAGTTAATATCCCACACTGAGGACAGGTCAGATATTGAAGGACGAGCGGCGACGTCCGTTTTCTTAGTGACCGGGAAATGGATATGCGTTTTTTTATCTGGCGAAAAGCTGGCAGAAAAGCTGAGCATTAACGTATCTGAATAA
- a CDS encoding SprT-like domain-containing protein, with protein sequence MTLPTPETYDELQKAYDFFNEKLFSNELPPCLITLQREKRTYGYCSFKRFVGRESGETVDEIAMNPVYFSIRTIKATLSTLVHEMVHQWQFHFGEPGRRGYHNKEWAARMERVGLMPSDTGEPGGKKVGQSMTHYIIAGGPFDMACDELLTGHFRLSWMDRFPPYQPKPGAVLSPTGKGYVDDDEDDSEHELEEGRDPVELDDEIIEAMRFVAPPPEAPVNKTNREKYSCPVCHINLWGKPGIVVYCGGEHCEKAQLVVIK encoded by the coding sequence GTGACTTTGCCTACGCCCGAAACCTACGATGAACTTCAGAAAGCCTACGATTTTTTTAATGAGAAGCTGTTCAGCAACGAGCTGCCGCCATGCCTGATAACGTTGCAGCGTGAGAAGCGAACGTATGGCTATTGTTCCTTCAAGCGCTTCGTCGGCCGCGAAAGTGGGGAAACAGTAGACGAGATCGCCATGAACCCGGTGTATTTCTCGATCAGAACGATAAAGGCCACGCTTTCAACTCTGGTGCATGAAATGGTTCACCAGTGGCAATTCCATTTTGGCGAGCCTGGCCGCCGTGGCTACCACAACAAAGAGTGGGCTGCACGGATGGAAAGAGTAGGGTTGATGCCTTCAGATACCGGCGAACCAGGAGGCAAGAAAGTGGGCCAAAGCATGACCCATTATATTATCGCCGGTGGGCCTTTCGATATGGCCTGTGATGAACTGCTGACGGGCCATTTCCGGCTTTCCTGGATGGACAGATTTCCACCTTACCAGCCTAAGCCCGGCGCTGTGTTGAGTCCCACGGGGAAAGGCTATGTTGACGACGACGAAGATGATAGCGAACACGAACTGGAGGAAGGCCGCGACCCGGTTGAACTCGACGACGAGATCATAGAAGCAATGCGATTTGTGGCGCCACCGCCAGAAGCACCAGTGAATAAAACTAACCGGGAAAAGTACAGCTGCCCGGTGTGTCATATCAACCTTTGGGGGAAACCGGGTATTGTGGTGTACTGCGGCGGGGAGCATTGCGAAAAGGCACAGCTGGTAGTTATAAAGTAA
- a CDS encoding LPD29 domain-containing protein, translating into MNTQLLKVGQCLKHLNDEVAVSEVTLSDGEISYTLLNLELPTAFTVAQARINARFGWTLTDKTLSLDEIRRRREIVRVCKQRREEEAARKAEEEQRSREQVSTNPDYQDLLTKKDEPSTAKLAAKNIRLLLKKHFKGIKFSVRMRDYSCINVGWTDGPTTEEVDAIISRFQEGRFDGMTDMYEYGNDPFNKVYGGVNYLFTSRECSDALIEEAIASVKSRYKTVIGDDCTVAAFRSGKLWNVGNEYFSHGLQSAIHQAAAAISKK; encoded by the coding sequence ATGAACACTCAATTACTGAAAGTTGGTCAGTGCCTGAAACATCTCAATGATGAGGTTGCAGTCAGTGAAGTAACTCTCTCTGATGGCGAAATCTCCTACACCCTCTTAAACCTCGAATTACCGACCGCGTTCACCGTTGCGCAAGCCCGGATCAATGCGCGCTTTGGCTGGACGCTAACAGATAAAACACTGTCACTTGATGAAATCCGCCGCCGCCGCGAAATCGTTCGCGTGTGTAAGCAGCGCCGCGAAGAAGAAGCCGCGCGCAAGGCAGAGGAAGAACAGCGCAGCCGTGAGCAGGTATCAACGAATCCAGACTATCAGGATTTACTGACCAAGAAAGACGAACCCAGCACGGCGAAACTGGCGGCAAAAAATATCCGCCTGCTGCTGAAAAAGCATTTCAAAGGTATTAAATTTTCGGTGCGTATGCGTGATTATTCCTGCATCAATGTGGGCTGGACAGACGGCCCGACAACCGAAGAAGTGGACGCCATAATCAGCCGTTTTCAGGAAGGCCGTTTTGACGGTATGACGGATATGTATGAGTACGGTAACGACCCATTCAATAAAGTTTATGGCGGCGTTAACTACCTTTTCACCTCGCGTGAATGCTCCGATGCTCTGATCGAGGAAGCGATCGCAAGCGTTAAAAGCCGTTATAAAACGGTGATTGGGGATGATTGCACCGTTGCGGCTTTTCGTTCCGGCAAGCTGTGGAACGTTGGTAACGAGTATTTTAGCCACGGCCTGCAATCAGCGATTCACCAGGCAGCCGCCGCGATCAGTAAAAAATAA
- a CDS encoding antirestriction protein ArdR, with product MLATLQQPTAWQLPARLMLLELLMFDYRNSDQERYGQQIYHHFRKQGNHRWDTAVHQDNGGKYTVVFRHSFSKKQADGVKRTMIRDETVIRADSAQELTEATFPAFQDSDILKASDFFKSLTSQ from the coding sequence ATGTTAGCGACACTTCAACAACCAACCGCCTGGCAATTGCCAGCCCGGTTAATGCTTTTGGAACTGTTAATGTTCGATTACCGTAATTCCGATCAGGAGCGCTACGGCCAGCAAATCTATCACCACTTTCGCAAACAGGGTAATCATCGCTGGGATACTGCTGTTCATCAGGATAATGGCGGCAAGTATACGGTTGTTTTTCGCCATTCATTCAGCAAAAAACAGGCTGATGGCGTTAAGCGAACGATGATCCGCGATGAAACCGTTATACGGGCAGATAGCGCGCAGGAGCTGACAGAAGCGACGTTCCCCGCCTTCCAGGATAGCGATATTCTCAAGGCGTCTGATTTCTTTAAGTCGCTTACATCGCAATAG
- the mucB gene encoding translesion error-prone DNA polymerase V subunit MucB, with protein MFALIDVNGMYASCEQAFRPDLANRAVAVLSNNDGNIVARNYLAKKAGLKMGDPYFKVRPIIERHNVAIFSSNYTLYASMSARFAAVVESLATRVEQYSIDELFVDCKGIAAAMSLDAFGRQLREEVRRHTTLVCGVGIARTKTLAKLCNHAAKTWPATGGVVALDDGARLKKLMSILPVAEVWGVGHRTEKALATMGIKTVLDLARADTRLIRKTFGVVLERTVRELRGEACFSLEESPPAKQQIVVSRSFGQRVEALADMQQAITGFAARAAEKLRGERQYCRVINVFIRTSPYSVRDTQYANQATEKLTVATQDSRTIIQAAQTALARIWRDDIAYAKAGIMLADFSGKEAQLDLFDSATPSAGSEALMAVLDGINQRGKSQLFFAGQGIDNTFAMRRQMLSPDYTTDWRSIPTATIK; from the coding sequence ATGTTTGCGCTGATTGATGTAAATGGCATGTACGCCAGCTGTGAGCAGGCATTTCGGCCCGATCTGGCAAACCGCGCGGTGGCCGTTTTATCCAACAACGATGGCAACATTGTGGCCCGCAATTATCTGGCGAAGAAAGCGGGCCTGAAAATGGGCGATCCGTACTTTAAAGTCAGGCCCATAATCGAGCGTCATAACGTCGCTATTTTCAGCTCGAATTACACGCTCTACGCTTCCATGTCGGCCCGGTTCGCGGCTGTGGTTGAGTCCCTTGCTACCCGCGTCGAACAATATTCTATTGACGAACTATTTGTTGACTGCAAAGGGATAGCGGCCGCAATGAGCCTTGACGCGTTCGGGCGCCAGCTGCGCGAGGAAGTCAGGCGACACACCACGCTGGTATGCGGAGTCGGTATTGCCCGCACTAAGACGCTGGCGAAGCTGTGTAACCACGCGGCAAAAACATGGCCCGCTACTGGCGGGGTGGTTGCTCTGGATGATGGCGCCAGACTGAAAAAATTAATGAGCATCCTGCCGGTGGCAGAAGTCTGGGGAGTCGGCCATCGTACAGAAAAGGCGCTCGCTACTATGGGGATCAAAACGGTGCTGGATTTAGCCAGGGCAGATACACGCCTAATCCGTAAAACGTTCGGCGTTGTGCTTGAAAGAACGGTACGGGAGCTGCGCGGCGAGGCTTGCTTCAGCTTGGAAGAAAGCCCTCCGGCGAAGCAACAGATCGTTGTTTCACGTTCATTCGGCCAACGCGTTGAAGCCCTGGCGGATATGCAGCAGGCTATCACCGGATTTGCTGCGCGCGCAGCTGAAAAACTGCGTGGTGAGCGACAATACTGCCGTGTCATAAACGTCTTTATCCGCACCAGTCCTTATTCGGTGCGTGATACACAATATGCCAACCAGGCAACCGAAAAACTGACGGTGGCAACCCAGGACAGCCGCACGATAATTCAGGCGGCACAAACCGCACTGGCGCGAATCTGGCGGGATGATATTGCGTATGCAAAAGCAGGGATCATGCTGGCAGATTTCAGCGGGAAGGAGGCCCAGCTGGATTTATTCGACTCGGCTACGCCTTCAGCTGGCAGTGAGGCGTTAATGGCTGTTCTTGACGGTATAAACCAGCGTGGAAAGAGCCAGCTGTTTTTTGCAGGCCAGGGCATAGATAACACCTTTGCTATGCGGCGTCAGATGTTGTCACCTGATTACACGACAGACTGGCGCTCGATACCGACAGCAACCATCAAATAA
- a CDS encoding DUF905 family protein has product MEMERKAIEQMLAERPVTQVNVKIAAVSKYDDHQVEIRCKETGLLIWRAWDFEKDFKEDLERELMRYAPL; this is encoded by the coding sequence ATGGAAATGGAAAGAAAGGCAATAGAGCAAATGCTGGCTGAGCGTCCGGTGACGCAGGTTAACGTTAAAATTGCGGCAGTATCCAAATATGACGATCACCAGGTTGAAATCCGTTGCAAAGAAACAGGCCTGCTTATCTGGCGTGCCTGGGATTTTGAGAAGGATTTTAAAGAAGATCTGGAGCGTGAACTCATGCGTTACGCCCCGCTTTAA
- a CDS encoding TrfB-related DNA-binding protein: MAQKNRITEAEWKQLLPKMASLAHITTDIGYSVLVKGEKATDVAARVGRSKQNISSTAKRIWDLYQSTTLHTEDGEALQLVQVWIPEKLAKKVLAEAAKYSVNSSSVPD; this comes from the coding sequence ATGGCACAGAAAAACAGAATTACTGAAGCAGAATGGAAACAGCTGTTACCTAAGATGGCATCGCTGGCGCATATTACTACCGATATTGGCTATTCAGTTTTAGTCAAAGGTGAAAAGGCTACAGACGTCGCCGCTCGTGTAGGTCGTTCCAAACAGAATATTTCAAGTACAGCAAAACGTATCTGGGATCTTTATCAAAGCACCACGCTTCATACTGAAGATGGCGAAGCTCTGCAATTAGTCCAGGTCTGGATACCAGAGAAGCTGGCTAAAAAGGTTTTAGCTGAAGCCGCAAAATATAGCGTTAATTCTAGTTCTGTACCTGATTAA
- a CDS encoding antirestriction protein ArdA, producing MSTVTTPAVYVGTYHKYNCGSIAGAWLDLTEFDSSEEFYERCRELHANEADPEFMFQDWEGFPADMASEGHIKWEFIDGFKQASEEGREAAFLAFVELFSSTDYDQFDNAYMGEAKDEETYAQEYLDISGLLNGIPDCVARYFDLEAYARDLFMGEFRFYDGHVFNMTF from the coding sequence ATGTCTACTGTAACTACCCCTGCTGTTTATGTTGGCACCTACCATAAATACAACTGCGGAAGCATTGCCGGAGCCTGGCTCGATCTGACTGAATTTGACAGTTCTGAGGAATTTTATGAGCGCTGCCGCGAGCTGCACGCCAATGAAGCTGATCCTGAGTTTATGTTTCAAGACTGGGAGGGTTTTCCGGCAGATATGGCGTCAGAGGGTCACATTAAATGGGAATTCATCGACGGCTTTAAACAAGCCAGCGAGGAAGGCCGGGAGGCGGCGTTTCTGGCGTTTGTCGAACTGTTCAGCAGCACTGATTATGACCAGTTTGATAATGCCTACATGGGCGAGGCTAAGGATGAGGAAACGTACGCACAGGAATATCTGGATATTAGCGGCTTGCTGAATGGTATACCTGATTGCGTAGCGCGTTATTTTGACCTTGAGGCTTATGCGCGTGATCTGTTTATGGGCGAATTCAGATTCTATGACGGGCATGTATTTAACATGACGTTCTGA
- a CDS encoding DGQHR domain-containing protein, translated as MNTDNYFFELPATRGVQGGVEQYMLTVPMAVLRRLLAMDDQGDVMARSQREANRTRARKIRNYVADATGSGKPYILPSITGNIDIAVDFLPSELSPSVGILKIPMEADLKLFDGQHRALGIMDFVRDYANTGDTISLLLTVGLPLEMRQQFFADINNNASKPAAAISMAYNNNDPVNQLAMYLAQNVSGLAGAVDFEHNAVPAKSSRLISFKALNDATKKMLSLRASSEPTLQQRDAAEKLWSAWSGAMRWLDIAQDDIAAEYRQEALGLHGIMVNAMGMATARMLQTRPLDSIVSLLACAEQGENGFHYRDSFVHENWHDICVDPQTGTIRTDRRALEATAIELQRLVDPFAECAWLRPYLGDEVPDTTLLKFNAGIVKLKEETGLPQIAVVEKLEQLRDGDEQTRSRIVGTLRAFKKFIAEGV; from the coding sequence ATGAATACTGATAACTATTTTTTCGAATTACCGGCAACACGCGGCGTCCAGGGTGGCGTTGAACAGTACATGCTGACAGTGCCAATGGCTGTTTTACGCCGCCTTCTGGCAATGGATGATCAGGGCGATGTAATGGCCCGCAGCCAGCGCGAAGCAAACAGAACGCGCGCGCGTAAAATCAGAAATTATGTTGCCGATGCCACCGGCAGCGGAAAGCCGTATATTCTGCCCTCGATCACCGGAAATATTGATATTGCCGTAGATTTCCTTCCCAGCGAACTGTCGCCATCTGTGGGTATCCTGAAAATCCCAATGGAAGCCGATCTGAAGTTATTCGACGGACAGCACAGGGCGCTGGGCATCATGGATTTTGTCCGGGACTACGCAAACACCGGCGACACTATCAGCCTGTTGTTGACGGTTGGCCTGCCGCTTGAAATGCGCCAGCAGTTTTTTGCTGACATTAACAACAACGCCAGCAAACCAGCAGCAGCGATCAGCATGGCTTACAACAACAACGACCCGGTTAACCAGCTGGCGATGTACCTGGCGCAAAATGTTTCCGGCCTTGCAGGGGCGGTCGATTTTGAACATAACGCCGTTCCCGCGAAAAGCTCACGCCTTATCAGTTTTAAGGCGCTTAATGATGCCACCAAAAAGATGCTCAGCCTGCGCGCCAGTAGCGAGCCTACGCTTCAGCAGCGCGACGCGGCCGAAAAGCTATGGTCTGCCTGGTCAGGCGCCATGCGCTGGCTGGATATAGCGCAGGATGATATTGCCGCCGAATACCGCCAGGAAGCGCTGGGGCTTCATGGGATCATGGTTAATGCTATGGGGATGGCGACGGCCCGGATGCTGCAAACGCGGCCGCTGGATTCAATTGTCAGTCTCCTGGCCTGCGCCGAACAGGGCGAGAACGGTTTTCACTACAGAGACAGCTTTGTGCATGAAAACTGGCATGACATTTGTGTAGATCCGCAAACCGGCACCATCAGAACCGACCGCCGCGCGCTGGAAGCAACGGCTATTGAGTTACAGCGGCTGGTTGACCCGTTCGCAGAATGCGCGTGGCTGCGCCCTTACCTGGGCGATGAAGTCCCGGATACAACGTTGCTGAAATTCAATGCGGGGATCGTGAAGCTCAAAGAGGAAACCGGCCTGCCACAAATAGCGGTCGTTGAGAAACTGGAGCAGCTGCGCGACGGCGACGAGCAAACCCGGTCGCGTATTGTGGGGACGCTGCGGGCCTTTAAAAAGTTCATTGCAGAAGGGGTATAA
- the mucA gene encoding translesion error-prone DNA polymerase V autoproteolytic subunit MucA: MKVEIFENSGACRVHSIPFYLQRISAGFPSPAQGYEKQELNLHEYCVRHPSATYFLRVSGSSMEDGRIHDGDVLVVDRSLTASHGSIVVACIHNEFTVKRLLLKPRPCLMPMNKDFPVYYIDPENESVEIWGVVTHSLIEHPVCLR; encoded by the coding sequence ATGAAGGTCGAAATTTTTGAAAACTCCGGCGCCTGCCGGGTACACAGCATCCCGTTTTATCTGCAAAGAATTTCTGCCGGGTTCCCCAGCCCGGCGCAGGGCTACGAAAAGCAAGAGCTAAACCTGCATGAATATTGCGTTCGCCACCCTTCGGCAACTTACTTTCTGCGGGTTTCCGGCTCGTCGATGGAAGATGGCCGTATCCACGATGGTGACGTACTGGTTGTGGATCGCTCGCTGACGGCCAGCCACGGCTCAATCGTAGTCGCCTGCATCCACAATGAATTTACCGTGAAGCGGTTATTGCTGAAGCCCAGACCCTGCCTGATGCCGATGAACAAGGATTTCCCTGTCTATTACATCGACCCGGAGAATGAGAGCGTCGAAATCTGGGGAGTGGTTACGCATTCCCTTATCGAGCATCCGGTATGTTTGCGCTGA
- the ardB gene encoding antirestriction protein ArdB, producing the protein METIEITARYISENARMNFMPAAFHNAFFSADHFIQSFLNRYAKDYQGGYWEYLQASNGAFFIEAPHSLWLSLPNYFEDECSPREVGIIVCLYAYSYFCGLAYEEGKAELNETMANRYHLLREYVNTLEIESQNRIYRAID; encoded by the coding sequence ATGGAAACTATCGAAATCACCGCTCGCTACATTTCTGAAAACGCCCGCATGAACTTCATGCCAGCAGCCTTTCACAACGCCTTTTTCAGCGCTGATCACTTCATTCAGTCCTTTCTTAATCGTTACGCTAAAGACTACCAGGGTGGCTATTGGGAGTATCTACAGGCCAGTAATGGCGCATTTTTTATCGAAGCGCCCCACTCTCTTTGGCTCTCGTTGCCTAACTATTTTGAAGATGAATGCAGCCCGCGCGAAGTGGGGATTATTGTTTGCCTGTACGCCTACAGCTACTTTTGCGGGCTGGCATATGAAGAAGGCAAAGCCGAGCTGAACGAAACGATGGCTAACCGGTATCACCTGTTGCGTGAGTACGTGAATACGCTGGAGATAGAAAGCCAGAACCGCATTTATCGTGCCATTGATTAA
- a CDS encoding Hha/YmoA family nucleoid-associated regulatory protein produces the protein MRFRACRQRDTLEKVYQSMLDRDQVPECDYGAFESAADHRRAEIVSGKLWDKVPSHVWRYVD, from the coding sequence ATGCGCTTCAGGGCTTGCCGCCAGCGCGATACGCTGGAAAAGGTCTATCAGTCGATGTTGGATCGTGACCAGGTGCCAGAGTGCGATTATGGCGCTTTTGAGTCTGCTGCTGATCACCGGCGCGCTGAAATTGTTTCAGGCAAGCTGTGGGACAAAGTGCCTTCGCATGTCTGGCGCTACGTTGATTAA